The following is a genomic window from Nymphaea colorata isolate Beijing-Zhang1983 chromosome 3, ASM883128v2, whole genome shotgun sequence.
caagttgcagacgtcctaactaaagggctttgtacttcttcattcgaaaaaaatgttagcaagcttggcatgtttgacatgtatgccaagcttgagggggagtgttagaatatgttgttgtgggaaccgggtccatatctggacccggttttatggggcgcgggtaccgaggcgggctcggtaccctaggcggcttctcctatctccctctatatattgtccttatgtgtaagtgttgaattaagtgaaataacattttctctctcctagggttgcggttgtgcacctaggttagagcttctccgtggttttttacctctctttgaggttttccacgtatattgtgtgttccttctctttctctccatcttggtgtgtgtttctacagaGGGGAAATACCCGGAAGTGGCCAAAGCCCCTCCGGGCTCTGTACATGTGTGCATGTGCTTATGTTTGTACTTAGAAAGTATCCTTGGGTAATGTACTACAGTGCTGATGTTACCATTTCAcgcaatgttatcactgccgtatcgtatcgtgtatcggtcgggccgacctatacgccgtatcgtaacgtatcgtaaatgtatcgtaacgtatcgtaaaattaattttttaatttgtaaaaaatattaaaaaattataaaaaatcgaaaaaaatcagtaaaattctaaaaaaatccgaaaaaactagtaaaaatcagaaaaattcaagaaaaatgtatttaaaggaacattcatcattcatgtatatgaattatgaagtatgaactatgaactatgaagtatgaagtatgcatatgaacaacacattccaaaataagaaatcaaacattcaaaaatcaaaataacatactaagcagcTTAAGAGtgttcaattacatcacaattcataagttcagaagtcaaaactcaaaacatattgacatagttttcaaaactcaaaacaaaaagcctCATCAATCgtcatctgcatcatcatcttcattcttcatcatcttcattttcttcattaagtgcttcttctatccccttcgttgcaaatggaatgtcaccaacattccattgctcccccccagcctctccttcttcaataatctctgctgttccttcaacgttcaaaaaatcaagatcgtcctcatcaagtattgcagatgGTTGTTCTTCAACCCAacaatctaatatatcaaaatggtcaatgaagataggatcatattgagtgtgatgcttcctcgtagatgttgtttctagttgcctaacaagagaaaaatttaacaaattgttagaaattaaaatatatattagaatttgctattttgtataacaaaatacaaatgtttacctttgtctcaacttcatattataacgaacataaacaaggtcattcaaccttttatgttccagcctattcctcttcttactatggatgtgttgaaatacactccaatttctttcacatccagttgcactacatgtttggctgaggattctaattgcaagcttccttaattctgggcaatcaggcccaaacctttcccaccacaaatctaataacagatggaaagtaaaaatgagaTAGAATAAATATAAGAGAAGGTAGAATAgaagctaaacaacaaaaagtataaagtgTCTTTTTCTgatacctggacgcatagttgtcctgcatcgaactgctgtgtctctcgccatggtaccagaagccgtatcatatttgttgatcgacatatggatagcatcttgttctttactatcacttactaatgcgtcaatacaatccaacatgccatactcaacctctctgtccttcttaaaagtgggaagatatctaatagcaggatttaggtaatAGGTTGCTGTATGAAGTGAGCGATGAAGTTGTctagaccacctttcatctataatcttccatataggcatgtacaacttcttttttcccttcatatttcCTCTAATGGCCTCTTTGGCTCTGTCCATAgactcatataaatatccaatagaaggtctatcttcaatcttcactatcaactaatctgaggactttcactagagctacacaaatcttcaataactGCACACATGATTTccaaaagtcagcatcgaagatggtatccacaactgtcgtagcctttATTtcataggcatgtggatatgcagcccaatcatcacttgaaaacatctgttTGAGAggagttctttgcttgactataccctgtaCAGTCAAAACActtgtagcaaaccgtgtttgtgcaaGTCGAATAAATTCAGCCctatttgtgaatttcctcatcaaattcaagacataagcatgattataaataaacttcgtgatttcttggcatctatgAAGTATaaactgtcaacttcatatcatctcttttagctagatcctgaagcataagatttacacaatgagcagcacatggactctaataaaatgtcccatatcatgctgctaacatttcacctgcagctttataatttgttgCATTATTAGTGATAAATTGCACAACATTTTCAAGCCCAACTTtttgtataactttatcaaaaaccccaaacaaaacatcagcagtcttaggagtatcagacaaatcaacagattttaagaacatagtaccaagggggcaatatacaagaaagtttaccaatgttctgttcttgatgtctgtccacccatctgccattacactgcatcctgtagctttccagctcaattttagttcattaCAATATGTcttgacatctctaactacattgttgagaattttacctcgcaatttatgaaaagagggcattttataccctcaGCATACACTAGCAATTgcatctgctataggctgaaaatgataagagtttgctgcattgaaaggaatggatgcatcatagaaccaccttcttatggtttcatctgctacTTCAACAACATCttttgattgcatggctatacgaatctcaggctgagcaccagcagcagtataattgggaaaaaaattcttgatcgaaccagacatattactcgacctcatagtaggtactctaccaccaccagtacgaccATGACTcctgccacgtcctcgtgaaactgaacttgcacttgcacttgcacctcttttttttttggttgcagttgcagaagaaccacctccatgcatgatgtctttccctttatctgttcccaaactgacacctACATCTTCTTGTTCAAGGTCAACATCTTTAccttcaccttcttcctcatcaTGTGGGTCTCCATATCCTTCCTCTACatcttgcatttccttttcaatcctatttgctttcactgcattaaGAAGCTCCatacactggtgctttacatacgctggcaatgggttctcttgggagccagtgcaagcagccacatcgctgtgtgtaccagctatatggtttttaaagcgaaagatccctcctgatatgatttgcttacaataattgcacttaactcttaacctatcttttgaattcacccttgtacacccctgccatgcaggatccgacattatatcttcacaaaacaagtaaaaacatacaaataaatatatgaaataagagaaatgaacaattcaatggaaaaaatgagttatttcttaccttcttggtgttagaaaccaaaaaaccctcttcctccaagcttcccaccgtcccgagGCTTCCCACAACgagaaataaagcttcttcacgggcaaatcttgatgcaactctccctcccacgtctcttgcaatgtttagaaagaagagaagagagagagaggagcgtcagctttaaaaaaattacgCAAAgaaggggccgtcgggccctTTTTAGTTTTGatcccgtatcgcacgatacgggcaATATGCGtgcgatacgcacgcgtatcgcaAATTAATAGCGTAACGTATCGTTACGCTTGATacagacgatacgtatcgtacgatacgcgtccgtatcgtacgatacagataacattgatTTCAGATATTACTTtaatctgtatcgtacgatacagataacattgatTTCAGGTATTACTTTAATTCAATTTTATAGGTCAAtgagattcaactttctttccttttttttttctttcaatctcaGAATGATATCTTTGAACAAGTTTTCAGAGAATGTGATGAGCACCACTTGCATCTTCAGTCTTTGATGAGGTATGATCATTACTCTCATAGTTTTCAGTTCTATGTAGGTGGCTGTActcttgaaatatttgataATTCTTATTCCAAGATTGTTTCtgcaattaaagaaaaaaacttgtaaggacttgaatatgtgaatgtgAGAAATTTGGTTAGCTTTGTTCACTATGTCACAGTTTGGATTTACTAGTACTGTGGTTGCgcatcttttcttgtttgtatgGAATCGTTGCGACTTAGctgtatgttttctttcatatttctatCTTCAGTAGTTGCACTATTCAGATTTACCTTGGACTAGATGCTAATTTCTTTATTTAGTTTTCACAGGAAAATTCAGGATGATGGATTAGACATACAAACAACTAGAAATTCTGATCATTTCGGTGCTGTAATTCACCACCTTTCCCTGATAAGAAACAAGCGTTGTCTTATGGCCTACATGTAACTGACCCACTTCTTATCGTTTCCTTATGCTTGCGGAAAATGGGGGCCCTCATGCACATCCTTTCTTGCTCATCTTTGTCTCACTCTTCTGGATATCATCTAGGTACAACCGGGCAGAAATAATACGGAGCCTGAGATGGAAAATTGGGACTATACTTCCTGAAGAGATTCAATCAAAGCTTAACTACTCAGAAGAGGAGTATTTCAAGAATCACTGTGCTGCTTTGGAGGTTTATATGTCAGAAATAGATCTGGATTTGACAGtggtctccctctctctctctctctttctctcgctctttcttttctctctcattcaaaaaTGTTTATACTGTCTTTAACAGGACATGATCCCACCTAAGGATCCATCGATACAGGTCCGTGTCCGTTGTGATATTGGTGATGTCTTGCTTGGTGACCAGGTAGCATCACTGACTAACAACTCGGTGCATTTGATGAAGCGTACTGATGCCGAACAATTTATTTCCCAGGTAATGTAGGAATCATAAGTGCAGCTTATGTggctttttgaattttatgcTTCTATACACGTACTGGAAACGGGGGTGTATATCATCTCCTAACGTGCGTCctattttggaaatttcaggGGCTGATGGAAGAGTTCACTTAAAACATGAGCGAGACTTTGCTTGACGCATAATTGGCTTTCCTTTTAGCATTTAAATGTGGATAGCCCAGCTGTCTTATATAAGAGCTTTACTAGAATATCACTAAGGCCTACCTTTATGGCTGGAAATGATTTTATTCACGCTGTGGAAATCCTAGATTATTTATTCGGGCTGGTATGCATGAGTATTTGTCCAAGGGGGTGCTATGTATCGTTGTTTGCTTACCTGGATAACATCATGCAGAGcctcttttgttgtttcattaCTTGGATGATACCAGGATTTTTAGTTGCAACTTGTTTAATTTAGAACTTGAAATGAAAAGGTGCAACTTACGCTCCTTATTGTGTGATATATAATCGACTACTTCGTGTGAAGGCAATACCAAATGTTCTGCCAAGCAATTTCTGGATTTCTAGAATATCCTCTCTGTGCCGTCCTTCTGAGAAAACAATGAACTCGTGAATTTTGCCGGCGGAAGCCAGAAATACCGCTCTAGGGCGAAATGCTTTCGAAACTTTGCTAAATCTTCGTTTTTGCCCAAATTTAATTGGTTAAAGTTCCAAGCAAAGCAAGTGGTTGGAGCTCTGTTGGCACCTCTGCCATTGGAAGGCGTCAAGCTGCAGAAATCAGATCTCCGCGGTGTAATGCCATTAATCTACGCAAATTCGGTTTTCGGCAGTTAACAGGATCATTATAATAAGTCACTCGTAAAATTAATCACGAATAGCAATTTTCAAGGGCAGGCTGATTTCCGTATCATTTTACTTAAAGATTGGCGCTGGATAGCAATTGCTAGAGAGCACACTAGCGTTCTCTATTGAGGGAAGCAGTTTCACTTCTCTGGTTTTCTTCTTGTAAAATAAGAGAATACACCTCTCCAATGGAGGGGAAAGGATCCATTAACAATATCTGACTTCTTATTAATACGATTCATGGTGGTTCATTAAAACCTGCATCACCTTTTCCTCGTCTTGTTGATTGCTAAACTTTTTTATGGCACCACAGGTACAAATGGGCAGAGGTTCATATGAAGACAGTTCCTCCCAAAGCCCCTTGAGTTTTAGTAAAGTATGTTACAACAGATTCGATCTCTTGTAGATGCCTGTTTATTGCagttttaatatgaaatttttgtgtGGCTGTGCCTTGAGTGTATCAATCATGCAGATCCTTCCAAACCACATGAGCGTATATCACACTAGTGGCAATTTCTTTAGAACGAGCATTTATAATCCATGATAACACCATATTATTGCAAcatttccaaaaaatatattacggTGATGGAACAGCTGGTTCGGAGATTGAGCCATCGACAAATCTCACGTGGAGTAGTTGTCACCAGACAAAGGTTGAGAAACCAACAACGCACCTGGATTGTCTGAATGGTGCAAGAAATATGGACTAACCAGATCTGCCAGCATTTCTGATGTTGAGGACAATGGTGGTGGTGTGATAACAGGAGCATTTGGGGCAGACGAACCTTCACCAGCAGTAGTTTGCTCTGATACTATGTAAAATTTCAGAGTGCAAACGAAAGAACAGAGCACAAGAAACAGAGAGGGCAAAAGGCTGTTCGCTGCCTGCTGTTTTATTTCTTAAGGAGAGGAGGAATGCTCTTTATACAATGccttaataaaaataaaaatcatctCATGagatattttatttatatgtcATCAAGAACAGTTTGAAACATAATGCTAATGTTGCTAAACATGTCCGCTTCACACTTCAAAGCAAAACTTGGACAAAATGCTTGATGGGGTGAACATGTAAGCTACATGCGGTGACCAAATGGTTCTGAAGAGTTCCTAGAATCATCTAAGGAGAATTGGGTATCCTTCATATCATGAGACTTAGCCTCACCAGGATCAATGTTTGTGACTATTATCCCAACCTCATTTGGAGTTCTGGAATTCTAAACACATCCATTTGTGTCATGTGTTCTCCAAAGTTCTCATTAGGTTAGGTTAGGTTCGTTTATCTTTTTATGGACAAAGAAGCTTACGCTGCTGAAGGGGTGAGGAAGTTGCTggaataaacaaatattatttaGTCAAGTTACAAATTTCTTGCTTGCTACCATGCTTGATTGtaaaggaagataaaaaatttgaagtacATGCTCCCTGCTCAATGTTCTTACGTAGAAAGTTTTGTACTTTCACTAGGAAAAATTTACATAGATTAATCTTATTAAATGTTCTGTGTAATTGTCATTTATTCTTTTATCATAGATGatctcttgttctcttttttttgacCATTAAAATTCAGTTTTGCCCATGTATGTGCATACATCATTTATGCCTGGGTGTAGTCAGCCTCTATGAAGCCTGAGGTTTTTCTCATTGCAACTCGATGACCAATTCagtttctttttgggtttcagtaAATGGTAGTCTGGTTTAGTCACTACACTTAGGTTTATATGTTAGAATATATAAAGTACTCATATATATTTCAGGtttatatacatacgtatatgtAGTCTGATATATACATGTATAGaatgttttttgtattttttactttcatatccattttattttcatttttgtcttttattccTTTGTAAGAGAAATTGGACTCCGTTGGGTTCTCCAACAGCTCTTCGCTGTCTTATTTAAACCCCTTGTAACATATTCTTAAAAGAGGCTGTTTCACAGccctttcttcattcttgaataGAAATTCTCTTTCATTCAGCTGTGTGATTCTTGTTGGGCTTTGATGCCCTGTTATGAATTGTTGGGCTTTGGTGCCCTGTTTATTGCTTGATATTGTGCGTTGGTGCACTGGGGCCTTAGTGCCATTGTTGTGGATCATATGCTACTGTATTGACAGTAGATTTTCCAGGACTTGGTGCCTTTATTGAACTATTTGTTGCTGTGTTATCAGCCTGCTCTTGGTGGCTTAGTGCACTGTTTTGGTTGCTTCTATGATTAAAAGTTGTGTGCCTTAGTGCACTGATTACCTTTACACTGCTAGGTGTTATGCTCTTGTTTGAAAGAGTCTCAGAGATCAAGAATTCCTAACATTATAGTATAGCTAAATAGCTTTTCTTAGTGGGGAAAACATTTTCTTAGCCTTCTATGATGTGTCACGTGTGTACATGTACAGATGCAATCATGTACTTATGTATTACTGAGGTGACATGTACCTGCAAGGAACTCAGCCGTGGATACTGTAGTTTAGGTCGCAGGCAACATTATCTATTGGGTAACTATTGTGTAATTGATGCTCatatctttgtttttctgatcAAATTTTTGCAATAAACTGCAAGATCTTTCCTCTCATTCTATGTTCCTATTTGTTCTTTAAGTTGCTGTAAATATCTATTGATTGTGACTTCTGTCACCATGATTTATCTTGGAAATAGTGTTATTTTCATGTCAACTATCATTGTGTGGATTCAATTGCCGGTTCTGGTTTCATTATTTGATGAAATATCATACTCCTTTTTCCCACTCCTTTaccatatattttttaaatgctaGGTTCCAGTTTTGGGTGGAAGTATGCAGACGCCACGAATGTATAGTCCTGGAGCACCACCTCCTCCAAACCAACCTGTTCCTCTTGGGCCACCTGGTATGGGTCATCCACCAGGAACTGGACTACTGGGCATGACGCGAGCAGGTTCTCCTGTTGGTGCATCTCCAATGGCAGGGGCTTCTAAAATTGACCCAACCCAGATGCCTCGACCATTACCCACTTCCTCCATGATAACATTTGAAACCCGTCAGAACAATCAAGCAAAACCTTCCCCCGgtattttcatgacattttatttgttcgtattttgttgttttgtcttTAGAAGTAactttttctgctcttttgcatcatcattttccttttgcagATCTTTTTCTCTTGCATGCGACTTTATATGCTGGAAAACATGATATTGCTTTGTTTGTAGTTTGTACTTGTTGAAATGTCTGAGGAATTATTCTccacattttttctcttttgcacaAATGCTGGGAAACATGAGATTTATCCTCTTTGTacttgttgcaacttgcaatgTCTGAACACTTATTTCTTCTATTGCAGCCTGCCACAAGTGACTATGTGGCCAGAGATACAGGGAATTGCAGCCCACGGTACATGAGATGTACCATGAATCAGGTACTTGTCTATGCCAGTTCAAATATTACTTTTGGATATGAATTTATTCTTCACCTAGTTTGTACTTTTTTACTATTATTGAAGTTCGTTTTTCATCTAAATGTTTCCAGATTCCTTGCACCAGTGACCTTTTGTCAACATCAAGCATGCCATTGGCTCTGCTGGTTCAACCTTTAGCATTTCCTCATCCTTTGGAGGAGCCTATCCAAGTAATATTCAATCTTGCTCCATCATAGTACTTCATGCCTACCTTTCCTGGGGTGTGTATCTGATTGACTTGGTTGACACATTAACCAACAATAGGTTCCATGGGTCAACACCTTTAACATGGTTGCTTCTTACTTGTGGATTATGAACTGCAGCTGTTGTTGACCTTCATGCTGAGGTGTTCTTTTTGAATCTGGCTTTCCTCAAATGAGATCAGAGCTTTCTGGACCTATAATTTTACCATGATATATTGCAATGAGTAACAGGTTTCAGAATTTCTTAATATGTGCAATGTATGAATTAGAAGAATCGAATGAGTAATCACATTTTCCTTGGGAGTCTAAATATAATCTTGAACAGTTGAGGGTACTAAGTTTTAGTTAATAGTATGATATCTCAGCAAAATGATCGGGtcacttattttgttttagtttagctggttctgtcatgcaggtCAAGGGCACAACTAGGCAACTAGCTTTATGAGTTGATTGGTCTATTCTGCATAACTGGTCTGGACTCTGGACCCATATCTCTGGTTACAAACAGAAGAATGATGATCTGGACAGATTGTGGGTGGTCCAATTCCTGCTCATATAAATATCGGTGCTTgaactaatatttttttcagCTAATTCAATTCTGTGATCCAAATGGAATGTAATCCCAAATTAGAAACCAACTGGTTGTCATTTAGGTAGGTttaatcttccttttttttattcattcctTCTTGTGCTTTGGCACTTGAAgtcttctttcattctttgttcTTTTAGGACAAGAAGACATATGAATGCTTAATTTCTTCCAGATTTCCTGTGTAATGCTGCTCAACAAAAGTAAGAATTGTTGTCTTTGTTGATAAACCCTGTTCCCTTCCCTTCAAATGGTCATGCAGAtgcggaaaagaaagaaatctagCTAGGCTTGGAAGCAGTCTAGCAGACTACTGATTGCACTTCTCAGTACTCTTTAAGGGACTTGTCTTACATCTCGAGATGCCCaattgtgaatgttttcttttccttgcttCACTACCTAATAGTTCATTTTAAATTCCCCAAAAGGATTGAGTTGTTGGATGATAACTTTGCTTGATTTCGGTATGTATACAGAAGAGCCGTCTTTCATGTAGTTCTGCTTCTGGCAAATTTACACCCTTCATATTTCAACAAAATGATAATAGCTTTTCATGATTGTTAGTTGCTGGATTGGGTGACCATATGAG
Proteins encoded in this region:
- the LOC116249879 gene encoding uncharacterized protein LOC116249879; the encoded protein is MFCKSASQLLKELAYNDNDQLTPFNNDIFEQVFRECDEHHLHLQSLMRKIQDDGLDIQTTRNSDHFGAVIHHLSLIRNKRCLMAYMYNRAEIIRSLRWKIGTILPEEIQSKLNYSEEEYFKNHCAALEVYMSEIDLDLTVDMIPPKDPSIQVRVRCDIGDVLLGDQVASLTNNSVHLMKRTDAEQFISQGLMEEFT